From Halobacterium sp. R2-5, the proteins below share one genomic window:
- a CDS encoding DUF2391 family protein codes for MVGRSKRYRVADTAQQVVGGFLLAGPFVVTEEVWLLASRMQWFHVLTTVVIVFAIGYGALYEADQGRDPDREAEVAGIPVRFVSLMGVAYGSVLVLALAFTAPSTFSAQLGLPTATLAVAALTAKAVAVGAIFSVVGAATADSVF; via the coding sequence ATGGTCGGGCGAAGCAAACGGTACCGCGTCGCGGACACTGCCCAGCAGGTGGTCGGCGGGTTCCTGCTCGCGGGGCCGTTCGTCGTCACCGAGGAGGTGTGGCTGCTCGCCAGCCGCATGCAGTGGTTCCACGTCCTCACCACGGTCGTCATCGTGTTCGCCATCGGCTACGGCGCGCTCTACGAGGCCGACCAGGGCCGCGACCCCGACCGGGAGGCCGAAGTCGCCGGAATCCCGGTGCGGTTCGTCTCCCTGATGGGGGTCGCGTACGGCTCCGTGCTCGTGCTCGCGCTCGCGTTCACCGCGCCGTCGACGTTCTCCGCCCAGCTGGGACTCCCGACGGCGACGCTGGCCGTCGCGGCGCTCACCGCGAAGGCCGTCGCAGTCGGCGCCATCTTCAGCGTCGTCGGCGCCGCCACCGCGGACAGCGTCTTCTAG
- a CDS encoding class I SAM-dependent methyltransferase produces MSVREEFDEWADSGRDKGMEDRHWHTAKHVLARMPVEADDYVLDLGTGSGYALRALRERGVARGYGLDGAPEMARNARSYTEDDRVGYVVGDFGSLPFADDSVDHVFSMEAFYYASDPHETLAEIRRVLKPGGTFYCAVNYYDENVHSHDWQENIDVEMTLWNRSEYREAFREAGLHVAEQDSVADREVEIPDASEFPHEGFQTREDMVERYRTFGTLLTVGVAP; encoded by the coding sequence ATGAGCGTACGCGAGGAGTTCGACGAGTGGGCGGACTCGGGCCGCGACAAGGGGATGGAGGACCGCCACTGGCACACCGCCAAGCACGTGCTCGCGCGGATGCCCGTCGAGGCCGACGACTACGTCCTCGATTTGGGGACGGGTAGCGGGTACGCGCTGCGCGCACTCCGCGAGCGCGGCGTCGCGCGCGGCTACGGCCTCGACGGCGCGCCCGAGATGGCGCGCAACGCCCGGTCGTACACCGAGGACGACCGCGTCGGCTACGTCGTCGGGGACTTCGGTAGCCTGCCGTTCGCCGACGACAGCGTCGACCACGTCTTCAGCATGGAGGCGTTCTACTACGCCAGCGACCCCCACGAGACCCTCGCAGAGATTCGGCGCGTCCTGAAGCCCGGCGGGACGTTCTACTGCGCGGTGAACTACTACGACGAGAACGTCCACAGCCACGACTGGCAGGAGAACATCGACGTGGAGATGACGCTCTGGAACCGGTCCGAGTACCGCGAGGCGTTCCGCGAGGCGGGCCTGCACGTCGCCGAGCAGGACAGCGTCGCGGACCGCGAGGTTGAGATTCCCGACGCGAGCGAGTTCCCGCACGAGGGCTTCCAGACTCGCGAGGACATGGTCGAGCGCTACCGCACGTTCGGGACGCTGCTGACCGTCGGCGTCGCTCCCTGA
- a CDS encoding ABC transporter ATP-binding protein, which yields MTSIQLDGVTREFGATTAVDGVSLNVADGEFFTLVGPSGCGKTTTLRLIAGFEQPDAGDVRFGGNSVAGVPPEDRDVGVVFQSYALFPHMSVAENVAYGLRFRDPPEGQTTEERVAELLALVDLAGFEDREPGELSGGQQQRVALARALAPGPSVLLLDEPMSALDARLRERLRVQVKEIQSELDITTVYVTHDQSEALAISDRVAVLNSGRVEQVGTPEEVYREPASRFVAEFVGDNNVFDGEPPVETKGCSVRVGETEFDVGERVDGRTTVCVRPESLAFDCEENRFPVRVENVEFLGDAYRAHCDWDGRDVLVKTREAPPAGDAVLGFQPEDATLL from the coding sequence GTGACGAGCATCCAGCTGGACGGCGTGACCCGCGAGTTCGGCGCGACGACCGCGGTCGACGGCGTCTCCCTGAACGTCGCGGACGGCGAGTTCTTCACGCTCGTCGGCCCCTCCGGGTGCGGGAAGACGACGACGCTGCGGCTCATCGCGGGCTTCGAGCAGCCCGACGCGGGGGACGTGCGCTTCGGCGGGAACTCCGTGGCGGGCGTCCCACCGGAGGACCGCGACGTCGGCGTCGTCTTCCAGAGCTACGCGCTGTTCCCGCACATGAGCGTCGCGGAGAACGTCGCGTACGGGCTCCGCTTCCGCGACCCGCCCGAGGGCCAGACCACCGAAGAGCGCGTCGCGGAGCTGCTGGCGCTCGTGGACCTCGCGGGGTTCGAGGACCGCGAGCCCGGCGAGCTCTCCGGCGGCCAGCAGCAGCGGGTGGCGCTCGCCCGCGCGCTCGCACCGGGGCCGAGCGTGCTCCTGCTGGACGAGCCGATGAGCGCGCTCGACGCGCGGCTGCGCGAGCGCCTGCGCGTGCAGGTCAAGGAGATTCAGTCCGAGTTGGACATCACCACCGTCTACGTCACGCACGACCAGAGCGAGGCGCTCGCCATCTCGGACCGCGTCGCAGTGCTGAACTCCGGGCGCGTCGAGCAGGTCGGCACGCCGGAAGAAGTGTACAGGGAGCCGGCGTCGCGGTTCGTCGCGGAGTTCGTCGGCGACAACAACGTCTTCGACGGCGAGCCTCCAGTCGAAACGAAGGGGTGTTCGGTTCGTGTCGGCGAGACAGAGTTCGACGTCGGAGAGCGCGTCGACGGTCGAACGACGGTGTGTGTTCGCCCCGAATCCCTCGCTTTCGACTGCGAGGAGAACCGGTTCCCGGTGCGCGTCGAGAACGTGGAGTTTCTCGGGGACGCCTACCGCGCGCACTGCGACTGGGACGGCCGCGACGTGCTCGTGAAGACGCGAGAGGCGCCGCCAGCCGGGGACGCGGTGCTCGGGTTCCAACCGGAGGACGCGACGCTGCTGTGA
- a CDS encoding iron ABC transporter permease, giving the protein MVLPVVGAATLAVLAVVFYYPVWTVFVSAFADAAAPIRRVLQSEFYMGAANGLFTHPARVPGDVLAWLASVRVRAAWTGLLPDVWVRYPEVRKGLFGFTAWQAALSTLASVALGLPGAYVLARFEFPGRRTLKSLTILPFVLPSIMVVAGFVATFGTNGTLNGVLTAFGVERVDLLYTLEVVVLAHAFYNAPLVTRMVTSAWENVDASAVETARSLGASPLRAFRDVVAPQLLPALAASAVLTFVFTFMTFPIVLGLGGLQLATVEVWLYARVQQLDFETAAALATLETVVSLGLTYVYLRYEARRAAGGTANPLPRKRLFSLAGDLRSAVVRASIGVYGVVVVLVFLAPLASMVLASVGGLSDPTLEWWRFLLERQGGSRTQPSVAVRNSLLFGVGALALALPMGVVVAAFSARGGRGRKVADAVLMAPIAVSGVVVGLGMLQSLVFGVELFGYRVSVVGSAVVVAAHAVAGYPFVVRNVAPMLSAVDDRLVESARALGASRARALWDVELPLVWPGVLAGAAFAFALSIGEFDATVLLAEENAYTMPVALKRYLVDRAAGPSVGPAAAMGTVLLVVTAASFVVIDRVGGRYRP; this is encoded by the coding sequence CTGGTCCTCCCGGTCGTCGGCGCGGCGACGCTGGCCGTGCTCGCCGTCGTCTTCTACTACCCGGTGTGGACGGTGTTCGTCTCCGCGTTCGCGGACGCCGCGGCGCCGATTCGGCGCGTCCTCCAGAGCGAGTTCTACATGGGTGCTGCGAACGGCCTGTTCACGCACCCCGCGCGAGTGCCGGGCGACGTACTCGCGTGGCTGGCGAGCGTGCGCGTCCGGGCGGCGTGGACGGGACTGCTCCCGGACGTGTGGGTGCGCTACCCCGAGGTCCGGAAGGGGCTGTTCGGGTTCACGGCGTGGCAGGCCGCGCTCTCGACGCTCGCGAGCGTGGCGCTCGGGCTGCCGGGCGCGTACGTGCTCGCGCGCTTCGAGTTCCCCGGTCGGCGCACGCTGAAGTCGTTGACCATCCTGCCGTTCGTGCTCCCCTCCATCATGGTCGTCGCCGGGTTCGTCGCGACGTTCGGCACGAACGGCACGCTCAACGGCGTGCTGACGGCGTTCGGCGTCGAGCGCGTGGACCTGCTGTACACGCTCGAAGTCGTGGTGCTCGCGCACGCGTTCTACAACGCGCCGCTGGTCACGCGAATGGTCACGTCGGCGTGGGAGAACGTCGACGCCAGCGCCGTCGAGACCGCGCGGTCGCTCGGTGCGAGCCCGCTGCGAGCATTCCGGGACGTCGTCGCCCCACAGCTGCTTCCCGCACTCGCGGCGAGCGCGGTGCTGACGTTCGTGTTCACGTTCATGACGTTCCCCATCGTGCTCGGCCTCGGCGGCCTCCAGCTCGCGACCGTGGAGGTGTGGCTGTACGCGCGCGTCCAGCAGCTCGACTTCGAGACCGCGGCCGCGCTCGCCACGCTCGAAACTGTCGTCTCGCTCGGGCTGACGTACGTCTACCTGCGCTACGAGGCGCGACGCGCGGCCGGCGGCACCGCCAACCCGCTCCCGCGGAAACGGTTGTTCTCGCTCGCCGGCGACCTCCGGAGCGCGGTCGTGCGCGCGAGCATCGGCGTCTACGGCGTCGTCGTGGTGCTCGTGTTCCTCGCGCCGCTCGCGTCGATGGTGCTCGCGAGCGTCGGCGGACTCAGCGACCCGACCCTGGAGTGGTGGCGGTTCCTCCTCGAACGGCAGGGCGGCAGCCGCACGCAGCCCTCGGTCGCGGTGCGGAACTCGCTGCTGTTCGGCGTGGGCGCGCTCGCGCTCGCGCTCCCGATGGGCGTCGTCGTCGCGGCGTTCTCCGCGCGCGGCGGCCGCGGCCGGAAGGTCGCGGACGCCGTCCTGATGGCGCCCATCGCCGTCTCCGGCGTCGTCGTCGGGCTCGGGATGCTGCAGTCGCTGGTGTTCGGCGTGGAGCTGTTCGGCTACCGCGTGAGCGTCGTCGGGTCCGCGGTCGTCGTCGCCGCCCACGCCGTCGCGGGCTACCCCTTCGTCGTGCGGAACGTCGCACCGATGCTGTCCGCCGTCGACGACCGGCTCGTCGAGTCCGCGCGAGCGCTGGGCGCGAGTCGGGCGCGCGCGCTCTGGGACGTCGAACTGCCGCTCGTGTGGCCGGGCGTGCTCGCCGGCGCGGCGTTCGCGTTCGCGCTCAGCATCGGCGAGTTCGACGCCACCGTGCTGCTCGCCGAGGAGAACGCCTACACGATGCCCGTGGCGCTGAAACGCTACCTCGTGGACCGCGCGGCCGGCCCGAGCGTCGGCCCGGCGGCCGCGATGGGCACCGTCCTGTTGGTTGTCACTGCCGCCAGCTTCGTGGTCATCGACCGCGTCGGCGGGAGGTACCGACCGTGA
- a CDS encoding thiamine ABC transporter substrate-binding protein codes for MKRRDYLGTAGAGVAGVLTAGCLQVEEGESEGTKTTESSGTTVGDTADSTTSESTGPLTVATYDSFFGDEGTAGRWLKDNWEADHDTEIEYVAPSNGINEYIQRKRQDAGIDADLFVGLNTPDLVRVDQALPDTALFDDLRGDLDNDGDIKESLEIDPENRVVAYDTGYIAPVYDGTEIDNPETFDALLEPAYEGTLLAQNAQSSDPGLAFLLWTIHEKGSEEYLDYWEGLLANDVRVLDDWQPSYNAFLEGERPMVVSYSTDQVYYNAEDELPHHQVSFLNDQGYANPETVGRFADTDQPETAAEFVDFALTDEAQSNVAVNNVQFPATTTASLPEEYDQYAHEPPEPVTFTYEELAGNLDGWIESWAQLVASN; via the coding sequence ATGAAACGGCGCGACTACCTCGGGACGGCGGGCGCGGGCGTGGCTGGCGTCCTGACCGCGGGCTGCCTGCAGGTCGAGGAAGGCGAGAGTGAGGGGACGAAAACGACCGAGAGCAGCGGCACGACGGTCGGCGACACCGCCGACTCGACCACCAGCGAGTCGACGGGTCCGCTGACGGTCGCGACCTACGACTCGTTCTTCGGGGACGAGGGGACCGCGGGCCGCTGGCTGAAGGACAACTGGGAAGCCGACCACGACACCGAGATCGAGTACGTCGCGCCGAGCAACGGCATCAACGAGTACATCCAGCGGAAACGGCAGGACGCGGGCATCGACGCCGACCTCTTCGTGGGCCTGAACACGCCCGACCTCGTGCGCGTCGACCAGGCGCTCCCCGACACCGCGCTGTTCGACGACCTCCGCGGCGACCTCGACAACGACGGCGACATCAAGGAGAGCCTCGAGATCGACCCGGAGAACCGCGTCGTCGCCTACGACACGGGCTACATCGCCCCCGTCTACGACGGCACGGAAATCGACAACCCGGAGACGTTCGACGCGCTCCTCGAACCCGCCTACGAGGGGACGCTGCTCGCGCAGAACGCCCAGTCCAGCGACCCCGGGCTGGCGTTCCTCCTCTGGACGATCCACGAGAAAGGTTCTGAGGAGTACCTCGACTACTGGGAGGGGCTGCTCGCCAACGACGTGCGCGTGCTCGACGACTGGCAGCCCTCGTACAACGCGTTCCTCGAGGGCGAGCGGCCGATGGTCGTCTCTTACTCCACGGACCAGGTGTACTACAACGCCGAGGACGAGCTCCCCCACCACCAGGTGAGCTTCCTCAACGACCAGGGGTACGCCAACCCCGAGACCGTGGGGCGGTTCGCCGACACCGACCAGCCGGAGACGGCCGCCGAGTTCGTGGACTTCGCGCTCACCGACGAGGCCCAGTCGAACGTCGCCGTGAACAACGTCCAGTTCCCCGCGACCACCACCGCGTCGCTGCCCGAGGAGTACGACCAGTACGCCCACGAGCCGCCGGAGCCGGTCACGTTTACCTACGAGGAGCTCGCAGGCAACCTCGACGGGTGGATCGAGTCGTGGGCCCAGCTGGTCGCGAGCAACTGA